From a single Dromaius novaehollandiae isolate bDroNov1 chromosome 13, bDroNov1.hap1, whole genome shotgun sequence genomic region:
- the CTCF gene encoding transcriptional repressor CTCF isoform X1: MKRTNQSRQKRRSFRNINQEGEMEGEAVEAIVEESETFIKGKERKTYQRRREGGQEDDACHIPPNQADGGEVVQDVNSGVQMVMMEQLDPALLQMKTEVMEGAVPQETEATVDDTQIITLQVVNMEEQPINLGELQLVQVPVPVTVPVATTSVEELQGAYENEVSKGGLQEGEPMICHTLPLPEGFQVVKVGANGEVETLEQGELQPQEDPNWQKDPDYQPPAKKTKKNKKSKLRYTEEGKDVDVSVYDFEEEQQEGLLSEVNAEKVVGNMKPPKPTKIKKKGVKKTFQCELCSYTCPRRSNLDRHMKSHTDERPHKCHLCGRAFRTVTLLRNHLNTHTGTRPHKCPDCDMAFVTSGELVRHRRYKHTHEKPFKCSMCDYASVEVSKLKRHIRSHTGERPFQCSLCSYASRDTYKLKRHMRTHSGEKPYECYICHARFTQSGTMKMHILQKHTENVAKFHCPHCDTVIARKSDLGVHLRKQHSYIEQGKKCRYCDAVFHERYALIQHQKSHKNEKRFKCDQCDYACRQERHMIMHKRTHTGEKPYACSHCDKTFRQKQLLDMHFKRYHDPNFVPAAFVCSKCGKTFTRRNTMARHADNCSGPDGGEGENGGETKKGKRGRKRKMRSKKEDSSDSEENAEPDLDDNEDEEETAVEIEAEPEVEQEAPAPPPSKKRRGRPPGKAATQPKQSQPAAIIQVEDQNTGEIENIIVEVKKEPDAETVEEEEEAQPAVVEAPNGDLTPEMILSMMDR, translated from the exons CAGGAAGGGGAAATGGAAGGCGAGGCAGTTGAAGCTATTGTGGAAGAATCAGAAACTTTTAttaagggaaaagagagaaaaacctaTCAAAGACGTCGTGAAGGTGGGCAGGAGGACGATGCTTGTCATATACCACCAAACCAAGCAGATGGGGGTGAAGTAGTTCAAGATGTCAACAGTGGTGTGCAGATGGTGATGATGGAACAGCTGGATCCAGCACTTCTTCAAATGAAGACTGAAGTGATGGAAGGTGCAGTACCCCAAGAAACAGAGGCTACAGTGGATGACACACAGATCATAACACTGCAGGTTGTTAATATGGAAGAGCAGCCTATAAATCTTGGTGAGCTTCAGCTGGTCCAAGTACCTGTTCCAGTGACTGTACCTGTTGCCACCACTTCTGTGGAAGAACTTCAGGGAGCATATGAAAATGAGGTTTCCAAAGGAGGCCTGCAAGAGGGAGAGCCCATGATCTGTCACACTCTCCCTTTACCAGAAGGCTTCCAGGTAGTGAAAGTTGGTGCAAATGGTGAGGTGGAGACATTGGAACAAGGTGAACTTCAGCCTCAAGAAGATCCCAATTGGCAAAAAGATCCAGACTATCAGCCACCagccaaaaaaacaaagaaaaacaaaaagagtaaGCTCCGCTACACTGAGGAAGGCAAAGATGTGGATGTCTCTGTGTATGACTTTgaagaggagcagcaggagggtttgTTGTCTGAGGTCAATGCAGAAAAGGTAGTGGGCAACATGAAGCCGCCTAAACcaacaaaaatcaaaaagaaag GTGTAAAGAAGACATTCCAGTGCGAGCTGTGCAGTTACACTTGTCCACGTCGTTCTAACTTGGACCGCCACATGAAAAGCCACACTGATGAAAGACCACATAAGTGCCATCTCTGTGGCAGGGCTTTTCGGACAGTCACATTACTGAGGAACCACCTCAACACTCACACAG GTACTCGCCCTCACAAGTGCCCAGACTGCGACATGGCCTTCGTGACCAGTGGAGAGTTGGTTCGGCATCGCCGTTACAAACATACCCATGAGAAACCATTCAAATGTTCAATGTGTGATTACGCTAGTGTGGAG GTTAGTAAATTGAAACGCCACATTCGCTCTCACACTGGAGAGCGTCCATTCCAATGCAGCTTGTGCAGCTATGCCAGCAGGGATACTTACAAACTGAAGAGGCACATGAGGACCCACTCTG GAGAGAAGCCATATGAATGTTACATCTGCCATGCTCGCTTCACTCAGAGTGGTACCATGAAGATGCACATTTTACAAAAGCATACGGAAAACGTGGCCAAATTTCACTGTCCTCACTGTGATACTGTCATAGCAAGAAAGAGTGACTTGG GTGTCCATTTGCGAAAGCAGCATTCCTACATTGAGCAGGGCAAGAAGTGTCGCTACTGTGATGCTGTGTTTCACGAGCGATATGCCCTCATACAGCATCAAAAGTCTCACAAGAATGAGAAGCGCTTCAAGTGTGACCAGTGCGATTATGCGTGCAGGCAG GAGCGGCACATGATCATGCATAAACGGACCCATACTGGAGAAAAGCCTTACGCCTGTAGCCATTGTGATAAAACCTTCCGTCAAAAACAGCTCCTTGATATGCACTTCAAACGATACCACGATCCCAACTTTGTCCCTGCTGCATTTGTCTGTTCCAAGTGTGGTAAAACATTCACTCGTAGG AACACAATGGCCAGACATGCTGATAACTGTTCTGGCCCAGATGGTGGGGAAGGAGAGAATGGAGGAGAGACAAAGAAGGGCAAACGTGGCAGAAAGAGAAAGATGCGCTCTAAGAAAGAAGATTCTTCTGATAGTG AGGAAAATGCTGAACCAGATTTGGATGATAATGAAGATGAAGAGGAGACAGCAGTAGAAATAGAGGCCGAACCAGAAGTCGAGCAAGAGGCTCCAGCACCACCTCCTAGTAAGAAACGAAGAGGAAGACCACCAGGCAAAGCTGCCACCCAACCAAAACAGTCCCAGC CTGCAGCAATCATTCAGGTTGAAGACCAGAACACTGGTGAAATTGAAAATATTATAGTTGAAGTAAAGAAAGAACCTGATGCAGAAACAgtagaggaagaggaagaagctcAGCCTGCTGTAGTGGAAGCTCCCAATGGAGACCTCACTCCTGAGATGATTCTCAGCATGATGGACCGGTGA
- the CTCF gene encoding transcriptional repressor CTCF isoform X2: MKRTNQSRQKRRSFRNINEGEMEGEAVEAIVEESETFIKGKERKTYQRRREGGQEDDACHIPPNQADGGEVVQDVNSGVQMVMMEQLDPALLQMKTEVMEGAVPQETEATVDDTQIITLQVVNMEEQPINLGELQLVQVPVPVTVPVATTSVEELQGAYENEVSKGGLQEGEPMICHTLPLPEGFQVVKVGANGEVETLEQGELQPQEDPNWQKDPDYQPPAKKTKKNKKSKLRYTEEGKDVDVSVYDFEEEQQEGLLSEVNAEKVVGNMKPPKPTKIKKKGVKKTFQCELCSYTCPRRSNLDRHMKSHTDERPHKCHLCGRAFRTVTLLRNHLNTHTGTRPHKCPDCDMAFVTSGELVRHRRYKHTHEKPFKCSMCDYASVEVSKLKRHIRSHTGERPFQCSLCSYASRDTYKLKRHMRTHSGEKPYECYICHARFTQSGTMKMHILQKHTENVAKFHCPHCDTVIARKSDLGVHLRKQHSYIEQGKKCRYCDAVFHERYALIQHQKSHKNEKRFKCDQCDYACRQERHMIMHKRTHTGEKPYACSHCDKTFRQKQLLDMHFKRYHDPNFVPAAFVCSKCGKTFTRRNTMARHADNCSGPDGGEGENGGETKKGKRGRKRKMRSKKEDSSDSEENAEPDLDDNEDEEETAVEIEAEPEVEQEAPAPPPSKKRRGRPPGKAATQPKQSQPAAIIQVEDQNTGEIENIIVEVKKEPDAETVEEEEEAQPAVVEAPNGDLTPEMILSMMDR, translated from the exons GAAGGGGAAATGGAAGGCGAGGCAGTTGAAGCTATTGTGGAAGAATCAGAAACTTTTAttaagggaaaagagagaaaaacctaTCAAAGACGTCGTGAAGGTGGGCAGGAGGACGATGCTTGTCATATACCACCAAACCAAGCAGATGGGGGTGAAGTAGTTCAAGATGTCAACAGTGGTGTGCAGATGGTGATGATGGAACAGCTGGATCCAGCACTTCTTCAAATGAAGACTGAAGTGATGGAAGGTGCAGTACCCCAAGAAACAGAGGCTACAGTGGATGACACACAGATCATAACACTGCAGGTTGTTAATATGGAAGAGCAGCCTATAAATCTTGGTGAGCTTCAGCTGGTCCAAGTACCTGTTCCAGTGACTGTACCTGTTGCCACCACTTCTGTGGAAGAACTTCAGGGAGCATATGAAAATGAGGTTTCCAAAGGAGGCCTGCAAGAGGGAGAGCCCATGATCTGTCACACTCTCCCTTTACCAGAAGGCTTCCAGGTAGTGAAAGTTGGTGCAAATGGTGAGGTGGAGACATTGGAACAAGGTGAACTTCAGCCTCAAGAAGATCCCAATTGGCAAAAAGATCCAGACTATCAGCCACCagccaaaaaaacaaagaaaaacaaaaagagtaaGCTCCGCTACACTGAGGAAGGCAAAGATGTGGATGTCTCTGTGTATGACTTTgaagaggagcagcaggagggtttgTTGTCTGAGGTCAATGCAGAAAAGGTAGTGGGCAACATGAAGCCGCCTAAACcaacaaaaatcaaaaagaaag GTGTAAAGAAGACATTCCAGTGCGAGCTGTGCAGTTACACTTGTCCACGTCGTTCTAACTTGGACCGCCACATGAAAAGCCACACTGATGAAAGACCACATAAGTGCCATCTCTGTGGCAGGGCTTTTCGGACAGTCACATTACTGAGGAACCACCTCAACACTCACACAG GTACTCGCCCTCACAAGTGCCCAGACTGCGACATGGCCTTCGTGACCAGTGGAGAGTTGGTTCGGCATCGCCGTTACAAACATACCCATGAGAAACCATTCAAATGTTCAATGTGTGATTACGCTAGTGTGGAG GTTAGTAAATTGAAACGCCACATTCGCTCTCACACTGGAGAGCGTCCATTCCAATGCAGCTTGTGCAGCTATGCCAGCAGGGATACTTACAAACTGAAGAGGCACATGAGGACCCACTCTG GAGAGAAGCCATATGAATGTTACATCTGCCATGCTCGCTTCACTCAGAGTGGTACCATGAAGATGCACATTTTACAAAAGCATACGGAAAACGTGGCCAAATTTCACTGTCCTCACTGTGATACTGTCATAGCAAGAAAGAGTGACTTGG GTGTCCATTTGCGAAAGCAGCATTCCTACATTGAGCAGGGCAAGAAGTGTCGCTACTGTGATGCTGTGTTTCACGAGCGATATGCCCTCATACAGCATCAAAAGTCTCACAAGAATGAGAAGCGCTTCAAGTGTGACCAGTGCGATTATGCGTGCAGGCAG GAGCGGCACATGATCATGCATAAACGGACCCATACTGGAGAAAAGCCTTACGCCTGTAGCCATTGTGATAAAACCTTCCGTCAAAAACAGCTCCTTGATATGCACTTCAAACGATACCACGATCCCAACTTTGTCCCTGCTGCATTTGTCTGTTCCAAGTGTGGTAAAACATTCACTCGTAGG AACACAATGGCCAGACATGCTGATAACTGTTCTGGCCCAGATGGTGGGGAAGGAGAGAATGGAGGAGAGACAAAGAAGGGCAAACGTGGCAGAAAGAGAAAGATGCGCTCTAAGAAAGAAGATTCTTCTGATAGTG AGGAAAATGCTGAACCAGATTTGGATGATAATGAAGATGAAGAGGAGACAGCAGTAGAAATAGAGGCCGAACCAGAAGTCGAGCAAGAGGCTCCAGCACCACCTCCTAGTAAGAAACGAAGAGGAAGACCACCAGGCAAAGCTGCCACCCAACCAAAACAGTCCCAGC CTGCAGCAATCATTCAGGTTGAAGACCAGAACACTGGTGAAATTGAAAATATTATAGTTGAAGTAAAGAAAGAACCTGATGCAGAAACAgtagaggaagaggaagaagctcAGCCTGCTGTAGTGGAAGCTCCCAATGGAGACCTCACTCCTGAGATGATTCTCAGCATGATGGACCGGTGA
- the CTCF gene encoding transcriptional repressor CTCF isoform X3, with the protein MEGEAVEAIVEESETFIKGKERKTYQRRREGGQEDDACHIPPNQADGGEVVQDVNSGVQMVMMEQLDPALLQMKTEVMEGAVPQETEATVDDTQIITLQVVNMEEQPINLGELQLVQVPVPVTVPVATTSVEELQGAYENEVSKGGLQEGEPMICHTLPLPEGFQVVKVGANGEVETLEQGELQPQEDPNWQKDPDYQPPAKKTKKNKKSKLRYTEEGKDVDVSVYDFEEEQQEGLLSEVNAEKVVGNMKPPKPTKIKKKGVKKTFQCELCSYTCPRRSNLDRHMKSHTDERPHKCHLCGRAFRTVTLLRNHLNTHTGTRPHKCPDCDMAFVTSGELVRHRRYKHTHEKPFKCSMCDYASVEVSKLKRHIRSHTGERPFQCSLCSYASRDTYKLKRHMRTHSGEKPYECYICHARFTQSGTMKMHILQKHTENVAKFHCPHCDTVIARKSDLGVHLRKQHSYIEQGKKCRYCDAVFHERYALIQHQKSHKNEKRFKCDQCDYACRQERHMIMHKRTHTGEKPYACSHCDKTFRQKQLLDMHFKRYHDPNFVPAAFVCSKCGKTFTRRNTMARHADNCSGPDGGEGENGGETKKGKRGRKRKMRSKKEDSSDSEENAEPDLDDNEDEEETAVEIEAEPEVEQEAPAPPPSKKRRGRPPGKAATQPKQSQPAAIIQVEDQNTGEIENIIVEVKKEPDAETVEEEEEAQPAVVEAPNGDLTPEMILSMMDR; encoded by the exons ATGGAAGGCGAGGCAGTTGAAGCTATTGTGGAAGAATCAGAAACTTTTAttaagggaaaagagagaaaaacctaTCAAAGACGTCGTGAAGGTGGGCAGGAGGACGATGCTTGTCATATACCACCAAACCAAGCAGATGGGGGTGAAGTAGTTCAAGATGTCAACAGTGGTGTGCAGATGGTGATGATGGAACAGCTGGATCCAGCACTTCTTCAAATGAAGACTGAAGTGATGGAAGGTGCAGTACCCCAAGAAACAGAGGCTACAGTGGATGACACACAGATCATAACACTGCAGGTTGTTAATATGGAAGAGCAGCCTATAAATCTTGGTGAGCTTCAGCTGGTCCAAGTACCTGTTCCAGTGACTGTACCTGTTGCCACCACTTCTGTGGAAGAACTTCAGGGAGCATATGAAAATGAGGTTTCCAAAGGAGGCCTGCAAGAGGGAGAGCCCATGATCTGTCACACTCTCCCTTTACCAGAAGGCTTCCAGGTAGTGAAAGTTGGTGCAAATGGTGAGGTGGAGACATTGGAACAAGGTGAACTTCAGCCTCAAGAAGATCCCAATTGGCAAAAAGATCCAGACTATCAGCCACCagccaaaaaaacaaagaaaaacaaaaagagtaaGCTCCGCTACACTGAGGAAGGCAAAGATGTGGATGTCTCTGTGTATGACTTTgaagaggagcagcaggagggtttgTTGTCTGAGGTCAATGCAGAAAAGGTAGTGGGCAACATGAAGCCGCCTAAACcaacaaaaatcaaaaagaaag GTGTAAAGAAGACATTCCAGTGCGAGCTGTGCAGTTACACTTGTCCACGTCGTTCTAACTTGGACCGCCACATGAAAAGCCACACTGATGAAAGACCACATAAGTGCCATCTCTGTGGCAGGGCTTTTCGGACAGTCACATTACTGAGGAACCACCTCAACACTCACACAG GTACTCGCCCTCACAAGTGCCCAGACTGCGACATGGCCTTCGTGACCAGTGGAGAGTTGGTTCGGCATCGCCGTTACAAACATACCCATGAGAAACCATTCAAATGTTCAATGTGTGATTACGCTAGTGTGGAG GTTAGTAAATTGAAACGCCACATTCGCTCTCACACTGGAGAGCGTCCATTCCAATGCAGCTTGTGCAGCTATGCCAGCAGGGATACTTACAAACTGAAGAGGCACATGAGGACCCACTCTG GAGAGAAGCCATATGAATGTTACATCTGCCATGCTCGCTTCACTCAGAGTGGTACCATGAAGATGCACATTTTACAAAAGCATACGGAAAACGTGGCCAAATTTCACTGTCCTCACTGTGATACTGTCATAGCAAGAAAGAGTGACTTGG GTGTCCATTTGCGAAAGCAGCATTCCTACATTGAGCAGGGCAAGAAGTGTCGCTACTGTGATGCTGTGTTTCACGAGCGATATGCCCTCATACAGCATCAAAAGTCTCACAAGAATGAGAAGCGCTTCAAGTGTGACCAGTGCGATTATGCGTGCAGGCAG GAGCGGCACATGATCATGCATAAACGGACCCATACTGGAGAAAAGCCTTACGCCTGTAGCCATTGTGATAAAACCTTCCGTCAAAAACAGCTCCTTGATATGCACTTCAAACGATACCACGATCCCAACTTTGTCCCTGCTGCATTTGTCTGTTCCAAGTGTGGTAAAACATTCACTCGTAGG AACACAATGGCCAGACATGCTGATAACTGTTCTGGCCCAGATGGTGGGGAAGGAGAGAATGGAGGAGAGACAAAGAAGGGCAAACGTGGCAGAAAGAGAAAGATGCGCTCTAAGAAAGAAGATTCTTCTGATAGTG AGGAAAATGCTGAACCAGATTTGGATGATAATGAAGATGAAGAGGAGACAGCAGTAGAAATAGAGGCCGAACCAGAAGTCGAGCAAGAGGCTCCAGCACCACCTCCTAGTAAGAAACGAAGAGGAAGACCACCAGGCAAAGCTGCCACCCAACCAAAACAGTCCCAGC CTGCAGCAATCATTCAGGTTGAAGACCAGAACACTGGTGAAATTGAAAATATTATAGTTGAAGTAAAGAAAGAACCTGATGCAGAAACAgtagaggaagaggaagaagctcAGCCTGCTGTAGTGGAAGCTCCCAATGGAGACCTCACTCCTGAGATGATTCTCAGCATGATGGACCGGTGA